The Fulvivirga maritima genome segment TAACTGTTTTCTGGCCTTTGCCATTGCGCTTATTGCCATGAGAGCGTCCTTTTTCTTCACTGGATAGGTGATCCTCCATTTCTGCTTCCAGAGCTTCTTCTAAGAACTCCTTCAACATGGGGCTGAAAGCCCCATCCTTACCAAATAGAGATTCTCCTTTTAAAAATTGTTTAAGTGCTTTTTCCTTTAATTCTTCTTTCTCTTGTTTGTTCATTGCTCTTTAGTCTAAACATTATTTCTTTATATCCAAAGTTTAGACAGAGATGAATTGACAGTCTCCTCAATCGCAATTATATTGCAATTGCCATCTTAACGGGCATTTGTAAGCCCTTATCATAAAACTCAGCCCCGGTTCGTTCACCTTTATAAGTGTTGGCGCGTTGTTTTGAGTGGGTGTCATTAAGCCTTTCTAAGCAGCAGACTCTTCTTGCTTGGCGTCTTTTTTAGATTTTCTGTAAAGGAAAGAATGGAATATGTTGCGTTTAGCAAAACGATATGGGTTACTCGCATTGAGAAATTTATTAAAAACATTGCTGTTCACTCCAAAATACTCATAGGTAGAGCCGTCTGTAAAGCTCATTTCCAGCAGTAGCCCTTTATGCTTATATCCATCTATGCCAGATTCTGTGGTGGTTTTAGTGTAGGCATCCAGGTTGGCCTCTTTGGTTTCAGGAGCAATGCTAATTAGAAAGTGGTAAGCATCTATTATTTTTAGGCTCATCACTTTCGCTTCTTCAGCTTTTTCATCGCCCTCTTGAAATTTATCAGGATGCCACTCTTTTACGAGGTTGCGGTAGGTTTTTTTTAAGTCTTTCAGATCAATCGCTGAATCGATGTTAAACAACTTTTTGTATTCTTTGATACGCTTCATATGACCTTACTTAAAATGGAAGTGCGAAGCTACATATTAAAAATAAGATTCTATGATTTATTTTTCTTATTGCTAATTATCTCCGGTTTTTATTATCCTCTGGCGCAAGCATCCGTTTCTGCCAATAATAGATATTTTCCCACTGTATAGGTGAAACTGAAGACTTTATAATAGTTCTCACGGCATACTAATAGACTGAAAAATAAGTGTTTTTTGTAGCTTCAAGATTGAATTAAAATAACAAGCGCACTACCTGTGTTGCGTGCTTGTTATTTTTAATTCGCTAAGTCTGATCTTTCAATCAGGGTTTTTCAGTAGTAGAGAAAAAAGGTAGCAAATGCTTTAATAATTGTTCTGGCTGTTCTTCAGCAGGGAAGTGGCCACTATTAGTTATAATTACAGAGGTAACATTAGTTGCCAGCAATTGCCATTCTTGTTCCACAATAGGACCGCAGGCTAAGTCTCCGGCAAACGTAAAGACAGGCATAGAAAGTTTAGTTTTCATATGTGCTCTAATTTGTGGTATAGTGGTGTCTATGCTGCGGTAATATTCAAAACTCGCCTTTAATGTTCCTGGCTTTTTACGCAATAGTTCAATGTAAAAATCTCGTGCATATTTATCTATTGCATCTGGGTGACCACTTTTGCTTTCAAATTGATAACCAAAATAAAGGGCTTCCCTTCCTTCTACAAGTCGTTCATTAATTTCTAAAGCACGATTAAAGTTAAAGTGCCATAGAAAATCACTCGTAGTCCTATCGTCAGAAATAAGCGCTGGCGAAGGGGAGGCTCCCGGAATC includes the following:
- a CDS encoding alpha/beta fold hydrolase yields the protein MNSTNPNNHETTISSNEYGSVHNVPYLPTDFTKTFDSHYINIGNLSIHAVIGGQGTPLLLHAGWPENWYAWRHLMLPLSKYFTVITVDPRGFGLSGRPDSGFDVDTLANDMLTLMDQLGHSQFFYVGHDIGVMVGYALAAMEPNRVLKLAIGEGMIPGASPSPALISDDRTTSDFLWHFNFNRALEINERLVEGREALYFGYQFESKSGHPDAIDKYARDFYIELLRKKPGTLKASFEYYRSIDTTIPQIRAHMKTKLSMPVFTFAGDLACGPIVEQEWQLLATNVTSVIITNSGHFPAEEQPEQLLKHLLPFFSTTEKP
- a CDS encoding KTSC domain-containing protein, which translates into the protein MKRIKEYKKLFNIDSAIDLKDLKKTYRNLVKEWHPDKFQEGDEKAEEAKVMSLKIIDAYHFLISIAPETKEANLDAYTKTTTESGIDGYKHKGLLLEMSFTDGSTYEYFGVNSNVFNKFLNASNPYRFAKRNIFHSFLYRKSKKDAKQEESAA